One region of Salvia miltiorrhiza cultivar Shanhuang (shh) chromosome 3, IMPLAD_Smil_shh, whole genome shotgun sequence genomic DNA includes:
- the LOC131016707 gene encoding uncharacterized protein LOC131016707 isoform X2 has translation MLLSLLSKRTLYDDSRDSYGFTVRPQHAHRYREYSNIYKEEEEERLAKWKGFLVQQEESTRASHAKEDETEPVVSEVAEQSRDLGQTASEERDDSAEQSAAISEVTAVEKVSGDDGNSSEKRSEGSVPPKEAPSNQNRKPREVKTWADISQSLNCIDHLMSLRIKKKGSVKRENKRCENNDLPSIDEARSDSGGSEDDNERNDSADAPTVETSANDKLPPETSFPWKEELAALVRLGVPKELRGEVWQAFVGVRTRRVDGYYQDLLSVECDSSSDGKEHDKSAYEGKKGDLPEKLKKQIEKDLPRTFPGHPALNENGRNSLRRVLSAYALHNPSVGYCQAMNFFAGLLLLMMPEENAFWTLVGIIDEYFEGYFSLEMIESQVDQLVFEDLMRERFPKLVNHLDYLGVEVAWVSGPWFLSIFVNTLPWESVLRVWDVILFEGNRVMLFRTALALMDLYGPALVTTKDAGDVITLLQTLTGSTFDSSQLVLTACMGFLTITEDRLQELRQKHRPSVVSTIKERAKGCKSFKDPKGLATKLYSFKHDRGPIVKENETEAGLNDNSDLGEIPSLDSHSASLDEFLKGMTIDSEVDSLPDLQEQVVWLKVELCRLLEEKRSAVLRSEELESAFMEMVQEDNRMELAAKVEKLEKEVAELRQVLADKKEGEKAVLEVLLKVEQEQRVAEEARRFAEQKLQTLQEKYDKAMAALDDKEKRVVMAETMLEATLQYESGQSKASSSPK, from the exons ATGTTGTTGTCCTTGTTGAGCAAGCGTACATTATATGATGATTCCAG GGATTCCTATGGATTTACTGTGAGACCTCAACATGCCCATAGGTATCGAGAGTATTCCAATATCTATAAG gaagaagaagaggagagaTTGGCAAAATGGAAGGGATTTCTTGTGCAGCAAGAAGAGTCTACAAGGGCTAGTCATGCTAAGGAAGATGAAACTGAACCTGTGGTTTCTGAGGTTGCAGAGCAGTCACGTGATCTCGGTCAAACAGCAAGTGAGGAAAGGGATGATTCAGCTGAACAATCTGCTGCCATTTCTGAAGTTACTGCTGTTGAAAAGGTGAGCGGAGATGATGGAAATTCTAGTGAAAAGAGGTCTGAGGGAAGTGTACCTCCCAAGGAAGCTCCAAGTAACCAAAATAGAAAGCCCCGTGAGGTGAAAACATGGGCTGATATTAGTCAATCATTAAATTGCATAGACCATTTGATGAGtttaagaataaaaaagaaaggaagCGTGAAGCGTGAAAATAAAAGATGCGAAAATAATGACCTTCCATCAATAGACGAGGCAAGATCAGATAGTGGAGGATCTGAAGACGACAATGAGAGAAATGATAGTGCAGATGCTCCTACAGTAGAAACTAGTGCCAACGATAAACTACCCCCAGAAACAAGTTTTCCTTGGAAAGAAGAACTAGCAGCCCTTGTTCGACTAGGAGTACCTAAGGAACTTAGAGGGGAG GTGTGGCAAGCATTTGTTGGTGTTAGAACTCGCCGAGTGGATGGATATTACCAAGATTTGCTGTCTGTAGAATGTGATTCTAGTAGTGATGGCAAAGAGCATGATAAATCAGCATATGAAGGGAAGAAAGGAGATTTGCCAGAAAAGTTGAAGAAGCAGATTGAGAAG GATCTGCCTCGAACATTTCCTGGCCATCCTGCATTAAATGAAAATGGCAGGAACTCGTTACGGCGTGTGCTTTCAGCATATGCTCTACATAACCCCTCAGTTGGGTATTGTCAG GCAATGAATTTTTTTGCTGGCTTATTACTTCTGATGATGCCAGAGGAAAATGCTTTCTG GACATTGGTGGGTATAATCGATGAATACTTTGAGGGTTATTTCTCACTAGAAATGATAGAATCCCAG GTTGACCAGCTTGTTTTTGAGGACTTGATGCGTGAAAGGTTCCCTAAACTAG TAAATCATCTTGATTACCTGGGAGTTGAAGTGGCATGGGTATCTGGGCCTTGGTTCCTCTCAATCTTTGTAAACACGCTTCCATGGGAAAGTG TTCTTCGAGTGTGGGATGTGATCCTGTTTGAAGGAAACCGTGTCATGCTCTTTcgaactgcacttgctttgatGGATTTATATG GACCCGCTCTAGTTACAACGAAGGATGCTGGAGATGTTATAACTTTATTGCAAACACTTACTGGTTCCACATTTGATAGCAGCCAACTTGTCTTAACTGCTTGTATGGGTTTCTTGACCATTACTGAAGATCGACTGCAGGAACTGAGACAGAAGCATAGGCCATCTGTAGTTTCGACAATCAAAGAAAGAGCCAAAGGGTGTAAAAGTTTTAAAGATCCTAAAGGTCTCGCAACTAAGTTATACAGCTTCAAGCATGATCGTGGACCAATAGTAAAAGAAAACGAGACAGAAGCAGGCTTGAATGATAATTCGGATTTAGGTGAAATTCCAAGTTTGGATTCTCATTCTGCCAGCCTGGATGAGTTTCTTAAAGGCatgaccattgattccgaagtAGATTCACTTCCAGATCTTCAGGAACAG GTGGTTTGGTTAAAGGTTGAGCTCTGCAGATTGCTAGAGGAAAAGAGATCTGCTGTGCTCAG GTCTGAAGAATTAGAATCTGCATTTATGGAAATGGTTCAAGAAGATAATCGAATGGAACTAGCTGCAAAG GTTGAGAAATTGGAGAAGGAGGTTGCTGAACTACGGCAAGTTCTAGCTGATAAGAAAGAAGGGGAGAAAGCAGTGCTTGAG GTTCTATTGAAGGTTGAACAAGAACAGAGGGTAGCTGAAGAAGCTCGACGTTTTGCAGAACAAAAACTGCAAACTCTTCAG GAAAAGTATGACAAGGCCATGGCTGCCCTAGATGATAAGGAGAAGCGGGTTGTTATGGCAGAGACAATGCTAGAAGCAACATTGCAGTATGAATCTGGGCAAAGTAAAGCCTCGTCTTCGCCTAAGTGA
- the LOC131016709 gene encoding uncharacterized protein LOC131016709 gives MQISNGERKMEGEDSVKTVDCLRGRLLAERAASKNAKAEAQQLEIKLMELEKLLTQEAKSRNKAEKKLKFLTKKLESINIFHLSDESEYISSISSTITKEEEEEGNRNQQARISEAFENQELKGEAIFQKDLGNLKQIDSSFSLSDDNSSTAEGASTSCAFEVHLPEFKGLECEMRRDKDVKSPRIGKIVEQRNATFEDSLSSASGKSSSNMDQQSDFCWRSIDEGEGEGEGINQRNALFEDSLSSASDQQSGDSISIRSCADEQGQDSDSQIDDSMALVVVDTSQKIHRIDPDALDATVREVLDTLRRAKEQLRSSMERRRMKVIGVGRTNLAVKTSTIFI, from the exons ATGCAGATAAGTAATGG TGAGAGAAAGATGGAAGGAGAAGATAGTGTGAAAACAGTAGATTGCTTGAGAGGAAGGCTGCTTGCAGAAAGAGCTGCTTCCAAAAATGCTAAAGCGGAGGCACAACAATTGGAAATtaag TTGATGGAACTAGAAAAACTGTTGACACAAGAGGCAAAATCAAGAAACAAAGCTGAGAAGAAGCTGAAATTCTTGACGAAGAAGCTTGAATCCATCaacatttttcatttatcaGATGAGTCAGAATACATTTCCTCCATTTCATCCACAATtaccaaagaagaagaagaagagggcaATCGAAATCAGCAGGCGAGAATTTCTGAGGCATttgaaaatcaagaattgaaaGGGGAAGCCATATTTCAGAAGGATTTGGGAAATTTGAAGCAAATTGATTCTTCATTTAGTCTGAGTGATGACAACAGCTCCACAGCTGAAGGGGCTTCAACCTCTTGTGCATTTGAAGTCCATTTGCCTGAATTCAAAGGCCTCGAATGTGAAATGAGACGCGACAAAGATGTAAAGTCGCCAAGAATAGGCAAGATTGTTGAGCAAAGAAATGCCACATTTGAGGATTCTTTATCCTCTGCTAGTGGAAAATCGAGTTCAAACATGGATCAACAGAG TGATTTCTGCTGGCGTAGCATTGACGAGGGCGAGGGCGAGGGCGAGGGCATCAACCAAAGAAATGCCTTATTTGAGGATTCTTTATCCTCTGCTAGTGATCAGCAGAG TGGTGATAGCATTAGCATTAGATCTTGTGCTGATGAACAAGGCCAAGATTCCGACAGTCAAATAGATGATTCCATGGCTCTAGTTGTGGTTGATACGTCTCAAAAGATTCATAGGATTGATCCGGATGCTCTTGATGCTACGGTGAGGGAAGTGCTCGACACACTGAGGCGCGCAAAGGAGCAACTTCGGAGTTCAATGGAGAGACGACGGATGAAGGTGATCGGAGTTGGTCGGACCAATCTTGCTGTTAAAACTAGTACCATTTTCATATAG
- the LOC131016707 gene encoding uncharacterized protein LOC131016707 isoform X1: MLLSLLSKRTLYDDSRDSYGFTVRPQHAHRYREYSNIYKEEEEERLAKWKGFLVQQEESTRASHAKEDETEPVVSEVAEQSRDLGQTASEERDDSAEQSAAISEVTAVEKVSGDDGNSSEKRSEGSVPPKEAPSNQNRKPREVKTWADISQSLNCIDHLMSLRIKKKGSVKRENKRCENNDLPSIDEARSDSGGSEDDNERNDSADAPTVETSANDKLPPETSFPWKEELAALVRLGVPKELRGEVWQAFVGVRTRRVDGYYQDLLSVECDSSSDGKEHDKSAYEGKKGDLPEKLKKQIEKDLPRTFPGHPALNENGRNSLRRVLSAYALHNPSVGYCQAMNFFAGLLLLMMPEENAFWTLVGIIDEYFEGYFSLEMIESQVDQLVFEDLMRERFPKLVNHLDYLGVEVAWVSGPWFLSIFVNTLPWESVLRVWDVILFEGNRVMLFRTALALMDLYGPALVTTKDAGDVITLLQTLTGSTFDSSQLVLTACMGFLTITEDRLQELRQKHRPSVVSTIKERAKGCKSFKDPKGLATKLYSFKHDRGPIVKENETEAGLNDNSDLGEIPSLDSHSASLDEFLKGMTIDSEVDSLPDLQEQVVWLKVELCRLLEEKRSAVLRSEELESAFMEMVQEDNRMELAAKVEKLEKEVAELRQVLADKKEGEKAVLEVLLKVEQEQRVAEEARRFAEQKLQTLQEKYDKAMAALDDKEKRVVMAETMLEATLQYESGQSKASSSPNSTKKTGLLSFGLGWRKGKDDTDNNVPDDSDGHQE, translated from the exons ATGTTGTTGTCCTTGTTGAGCAAGCGTACATTATATGATGATTCCAG GGATTCCTATGGATTTACTGTGAGACCTCAACATGCCCATAGGTATCGAGAGTATTCCAATATCTATAAG gaagaagaagaggagagaTTGGCAAAATGGAAGGGATTTCTTGTGCAGCAAGAAGAGTCTACAAGGGCTAGTCATGCTAAGGAAGATGAAACTGAACCTGTGGTTTCTGAGGTTGCAGAGCAGTCACGTGATCTCGGTCAAACAGCAAGTGAGGAAAGGGATGATTCAGCTGAACAATCTGCTGCCATTTCTGAAGTTACTGCTGTTGAAAAGGTGAGCGGAGATGATGGAAATTCTAGTGAAAAGAGGTCTGAGGGAAGTGTACCTCCCAAGGAAGCTCCAAGTAACCAAAATAGAAAGCCCCGTGAGGTGAAAACATGGGCTGATATTAGTCAATCATTAAATTGCATAGACCATTTGATGAGtttaagaataaaaaagaaaggaagCGTGAAGCGTGAAAATAAAAGATGCGAAAATAATGACCTTCCATCAATAGACGAGGCAAGATCAGATAGTGGAGGATCTGAAGACGACAATGAGAGAAATGATAGTGCAGATGCTCCTACAGTAGAAACTAGTGCCAACGATAAACTACCCCCAGAAACAAGTTTTCCTTGGAAAGAAGAACTAGCAGCCCTTGTTCGACTAGGAGTACCTAAGGAACTTAGAGGGGAG GTGTGGCAAGCATTTGTTGGTGTTAGAACTCGCCGAGTGGATGGATATTACCAAGATTTGCTGTCTGTAGAATGTGATTCTAGTAGTGATGGCAAAGAGCATGATAAATCAGCATATGAAGGGAAGAAAGGAGATTTGCCAGAAAAGTTGAAGAAGCAGATTGAGAAG GATCTGCCTCGAACATTTCCTGGCCATCCTGCATTAAATGAAAATGGCAGGAACTCGTTACGGCGTGTGCTTTCAGCATATGCTCTACATAACCCCTCAGTTGGGTATTGTCAG GCAATGAATTTTTTTGCTGGCTTATTACTTCTGATGATGCCAGAGGAAAATGCTTTCTG GACATTGGTGGGTATAATCGATGAATACTTTGAGGGTTATTTCTCACTAGAAATGATAGAATCCCAG GTTGACCAGCTTGTTTTTGAGGACTTGATGCGTGAAAGGTTCCCTAAACTAG TAAATCATCTTGATTACCTGGGAGTTGAAGTGGCATGGGTATCTGGGCCTTGGTTCCTCTCAATCTTTGTAAACACGCTTCCATGGGAAAGTG TTCTTCGAGTGTGGGATGTGATCCTGTTTGAAGGAAACCGTGTCATGCTCTTTcgaactgcacttgctttgatGGATTTATATG GACCCGCTCTAGTTACAACGAAGGATGCTGGAGATGTTATAACTTTATTGCAAACACTTACTGGTTCCACATTTGATAGCAGCCAACTTGTCTTAACTGCTTGTATGGGTTTCTTGACCATTACTGAAGATCGACTGCAGGAACTGAGACAGAAGCATAGGCCATCTGTAGTTTCGACAATCAAAGAAAGAGCCAAAGGGTGTAAAAGTTTTAAAGATCCTAAAGGTCTCGCAACTAAGTTATACAGCTTCAAGCATGATCGTGGACCAATAGTAAAAGAAAACGAGACAGAAGCAGGCTTGAATGATAATTCGGATTTAGGTGAAATTCCAAGTTTGGATTCTCATTCTGCCAGCCTGGATGAGTTTCTTAAAGGCatgaccattgattccgaagtAGATTCACTTCCAGATCTTCAGGAACAG GTGGTTTGGTTAAAGGTTGAGCTCTGCAGATTGCTAGAGGAAAAGAGATCTGCTGTGCTCAG GTCTGAAGAATTAGAATCTGCATTTATGGAAATGGTTCAAGAAGATAATCGAATGGAACTAGCTGCAAAG GTTGAGAAATTGGAGAAGGAGGTTGCTGAACTACGGCAAGTTCTAGCTGATAAGAAAGAAGGGGAGAAAGCAGTGCTTGAG GTTCTATTGAAGGTTGAACAAGAACAGAGGGTAGCTGAAGAAGCTCGACGTTTTGCAGAACAAAAACTGCAAACTCTTCAG GAAAAGTATGACAAGGCCATGGCTGCCCTAGATGATAAGGAGAAGCGGGTTGTTATGGCAGAGACAATGCTAGAAGCAACATTGCAGTATGAATCTGGGCAAAGTAAAGCCTCGTCTTCGCCTAA TTCAACAAAAAAGACTGGTCTACTCTCGTTTGGCCTTGGTTGGAGAAAG GGGAAAGACGATACTGACAATAATGTGCCTGATGATAGCGATGGCCATCAAGAatag